A genomic segment from Flavobacterium inviolabile encodes:
- the hisF gene encoding imidazole glycerol phosphate synthase subunit HisF, producing MLTKRIIPCLDIQNGRTVKGINFLNLKDAGDPVALAKKYAENGADELVLLDISATAEERKTMVSLVRRVAQAINIPFTVGGGIRTVEDVAALLQNGADKIAINSAAIQDPDSITRLAERFGSQCVVVAIDAALQDTKWQVYQNGGKTATGLDLFSWAKEAVKRGAGEILFTSMDHDGTKNGFANEALARLSESLPVPVIASGGAGHTADFVTVFRSGKADAALAASIFHFQEITIPDLKKELRRNGIAVRI from the coding sequence ATGTTAACAAAAAGAATAATTCCCTGTCTGGACATTCAAAACGGACGAACGGTAAAAGGCATTAACTTCCTGAACCTGAAAGATGCCGGCGATCCGGTGGCACTGGCTAAAAAATATGCCGAAAACGGGGCTGACGAACTGGTATTACTGGACATTTCGGCTACAGCCGAAGAAAGAAAAACGATGGTTTCCTTAGTACGCCGGGTAGCACAGGCAATTAATATACCGTTTACGGTGGGCGGCGGTATCCGGACCGTGGAAGATGTGGCCGCTTTACTCCAAAACGGAGCCGACAAAATTGCGATCAATTCTGCAGCGATCCAAGATCCGGATAGCATTACCCGATTGGCAGAACGCTTTGGGAGTCAGTGTGTGGTGGTGGCTATCGATGCGGCACTTCAGGATACTAAGTGGCAGGTGTACCAGAACGGAGGAAAGACCGCAACCGGACTGGATTTGTTTTCCTGGGCAAAAGAGGCTGTAAAACGCGGTGCCGGCGAAATACTTTTTACCTCGATGGATCATGACGGTACCAAAAACGGCTTTGCAAACGAGGCATTAGCCCGATTATCGGAATCGTTGCCCGTGCCCGTAATTGCTTCCGGCGGTGCCGGCCATACAGCAGATTTTGTAACTGTATTCCGGTCCGGCAAAGCCGATGCTGCCCTGGCTGCAAGTATTTTCCACTTTCAGGAAATTACAATCCCGGATTTAAAAAAAGAACTCAGAAGAAACGGTATTGCCGTACGAATTTAA
- the hisIE gene encoding bifunctional phosphoribosyl-AMP cyclohydrolase/phosphoribosyl-ATP diphosphatase HisIE gives MTPDFNKNPDQLLPAIIQDVRTATVLMLGYMNEAAYTKTLETRKVTFFSRTKNRLWTKGETSGNYLQLVSLRSDCDRDTLLLKVLPAGPVCHKGTDTCWGEANNPSFGFLSVLEQTIKERREQPETNSYIASLFQKGINTIAQKVGEEAVEVIIEAKDDNNTLFLNESADLLFHYLILLQAKGFQLQDVVAILEQRAK, from the coding sequence ATGACACCCGATTTTAATAAAAATCCCGACCAATTGCTTCCGGCCATCATACAGGATGTCCGTACAGCCACTGTTTTGATGCTTGGCTATATGAATGAAGCTGCCTATACCAAAACGCTGGAAACCCGGAAAGTGACCTTTTTTAGCCGTACAAAAAACCGATTGTGGACAAAAGGAGAAACGAGCGGCAATTACCTGCAGCTGGTATCGCTCCGGTCCGATTGCGATCGCGATACACTGCTTCTAAAAGTACTTCCCGCAGGTCCGGTTTGCCATAAAGGTACCGATACCTGCTGGGGTGAAGCCAATAATCCATCCTTTGGCTTTCTGTCGGTATTGGAACAGACCATAAAAGAACGGCGAGAGCAACCGGAAACCAATAGTTATATCGCTTCCCTGTTTCAAAAGGGAATCAATACGATTGCCCAGAAAGTAGGAGAGGAAGCGGTAGAAGTAATCATCGAGGCAAAAGATGACAACAACACGCTGTTTTTAAATGAAAGCGCCGATTTGCTATTTCACTATCTGATACTGCTTCAGGCAAAAGGATTTCAACTACAGGATGTTGTTGCAATTTTGGAGCAAAGAGCTAAATAA
- a CDS encoding DUF2461 domain-containing protein translates to MITKAELEFLVALQKNNNREWFAAHKKEFQSHEKKVKSFFKEINDDLEKLDSIDKMQVFRIYRDVRFSKDKSPYKNHFSVGFSRTKPLLRGGYYLHIEPGASFIGGGFWDPNTEDLNRIRKEFEMDDEEIRAIIADPTFQKVFGELKGDELKTAPKGFDKAHPAIDLIRKKQFLVSKSFTDQEVIHPDFKKEVLATFQAMRPFFDYMSDVLSTNLNGESLY, encoded by the coding sequence ATGATTACAAAAGCAGAACTGGAGTTTCTTGTAGCCTTACAAAAAAACAATAACAGGGAATGGTTTGCAGCACATAAAAAAGAGTTTCAAAGCCATGAAAAAAAAGTAAAATCCTTTTTTAAGGAAATCAACGACGACTTAGAAAAACTGGACAGTATCGATAAAATGCAGGTCTTTAGAATTTATAGAGACGTCCGTTTTTCAAAAGACAAATCCCCTTATAAAAATCATTTTAGTGTGGGATTTTCACGAACCAAGCCGTTATTAAGAGGCGGTTATTATTTGCATATCGAACCGGGCGCCAGTTTTATTGGCGGCGGATTCTGGGATCCCAATACGGAAGACCTGAACCGGATCCGGAAGGAGTTTGAAATGGATGATGAAGAAATCCGCGCTATTATTGCCGATCCTACGTTTCAAAAGGTATTTGGTGAGTTAAAAGGAGATGAACTTAAAACAGCGCCGAAAGGTTTTGATAAGGCACATCCTGCCATCGATCTGATTCGTAAAAAACAATTCCTGGTATCCAAAAGCTTTACCGATCAAGAGGTTATCCATCCCGATTTTAAAAAGGAAGTACTGGCTACCTTTCAGGCCATGCGTCCGTTTTTTGACTATATGAGTGACGTTTTATCGACAAACCTGAACGGAGAATCCCTGTATTAA
- a CDS encoding META domain-containing protein produces the protein MKRLAILMLAMTLFACNSTKVKQETTNRDTREQQPEQVYFKSIGTEPFWAIEISARQIKYTTPENTEGIVFDGVEPVRVMDANIKSYHSRSKAGEIKITITQGKCSDGMSDQEHNYAVKVALKLTGDKDFKNLQGCGNYIVDYRLHDIWVLEEMEGQKVADSDFNTRPNMEINAAEARFSGSAGCNRMFGKLFSERNLLRFTGIGTTRMLCDKISNEAKFLKALESATGYEIKNNRLYLSNPDGIKLVFKKVD, from the coding sequence ATGAAAAGATTAGCTATTTTAATGCTGGCAATGACTTTATTTGCCTGCAACAGTACTAAAGTGAAACAGGAAACAACAAATAGAGATACCCGTGAGCAGCAGCCGGAACAGGTTTACTTTAAGAGTATCGGAACAGAACCTTTCTGGGCTATTGAAATCAGTGCCCGACAAATTAAGTACACAACACCGGAAAATACGGAAGGCATTGTCTTTGACGGAGTGGAACCGGTGCGGGTAATGGATGCCAATATTAAAAGTTATCATTCCAGATCGAAAGCCGGCGAGATCAAAATAACCATTACACAGGGCAAATGTTCTGACGGCATGTCTGATCAGGAGCACAATTATGCCGTAAAAGTGGCGCTGAAATTAACCGGAGACAAAGATTTCAAAAATCTTCAGGGATGTGGGAATTATATCGTGGATTACCGCCTGCACGATATCTGGGTACTGGAAGAAATGGAAGGGCAAAAAGTAGCCGATTCCGATTTCAATACCCGTCCGAATATGGAAATAAATGCCGCAGAAGCCCGTTTCAGCGGTTCGGCAGGCTGCAACAGGATGTTTGGAAAATTATTTTCTGAAAGAAACCTGCTACGTTTTACCGGAATCGGGACTACGAGAATGCTGTGTGATAAAATTTCAAATGAAGCAAAATTCCTGAAAGCTTTAGAAAGTGCAACCGGTTATGAAATAAAAAACAACCGATTATACCTTTCCAATCCGGACGGTATAAAACTGGTTTTTAAAAAAGTAGATTAG
- a CDS encoding response regulator transcription factor produces MKLLIVEDEPNLLAALRKGLSEKNHDVSAALDGTTALEMISNTSFDVIILDIMLPDINGIEICRRLRAAANYVPILILTALSSSENIVHGLNAGADDYLAKPFQFTELEARVNALARRAGQDQKPVEKIIIDDLEIDLRSKTVKRNETSIVLTAKEFSLLYYLAKNSGTILSRAKILDNVWNINFDMNTNVVDVYINYLRKKIDHPYENKLIHTIKGLGYVIKE; encoded by the coding sequence ATGAAGTTATTAATTGTTGAAGATGAACCCAATCTGCTTGCTGCATTAAGAAAAGGACTTTCTGAAAAGAATCATGATGTAAGTGCTGCCTTAGACGGAACAACAGCCCTTGAAATGATTAGTAATACCAGTTTTGATGTTATCATACTTGATATCATGCTGCCGGATATTAACGGAATTGAGATTTGCCGCCGTTTAAGAGCGGCTGCTAATTATGTCCCTATATTGATACTGACAGCGCTGAGCAGCAGTGAAAACATCGTGCACGGTTTAAATGCTGGTGCCGACGATTATTTAGCAAAACCATTTCAGTTTACCGAACTTGAAGCCCGGGTAAATGCCTTGGCCCGCAGAGCAGGACAGGATCAGAAACCCGTTGAAAAAATCATAATTGACGATTTAGAGATCGATCTCCGTTCTAAAACAGTTAAAAGAAACGAAACTTCGATAGTGCTTACCGCCAAAGAGTTTAGTTTATTGTACTATCTGGCAAAAAATTCCGGCACGATCTTATCCAGAGCCAAGATTTTAGATAATGTGTGGAATATCAATTTTGACATGAATACCAACGTAGTTGATGTTTATATTAATTATCTGCGTAAAAAAATTGACCATCCTTATGAGAATAAGCTAATCCATACCATTAAAGGCTTAGGGTATGTTATAAAAGAATAA
- a CDS encoding HAMP domain-containing sensor histidine kinase, translating into MQIKKKITINYIALSGFSTLLLCTVVFFLFKQNNQYYFRKRLEDRAKIVASIHYQHDPLKAKYYQELKTNGLEELKEEKEYVLKVNSSNSFEYNTDLELPAEFYSSVMKNNSGWIEENGLYYYGQIFNEARVKYMVIVSAKDLRGSASTLFITRILLLCGLGFIILAYFFGRFLALRVINPVSRITSEVKRISASNLHNRLPEVNDSDELADLTKTFNDMLDRLETSFEIQANFINNASHELKTPITTIIAETEITLLKERGTEEYIGTLENIHHQASRLSNLTESLLKLTQTGYDGKKQVQDIIRVDELLLEVKSDLDKIYPGNRVSINLSDIPEDDSLLVLPCNKPLLELAIGNIITNGVKYSDNEEVFVNVTANAEHLKIVITDIGIGIPPEDIPYLYEPFFRGKKASRYVGYGLGLPLAMKIIRMHNGELSIQSEADKGTIVSIIFKR; encoded by the coding sequence ATGCAGATCAAAAAGAAGATTACGATCAATTATATTGCCCTTTCCGGATTCAGTACTTTGTTATTATGTACTGTTGTTTTCTTTTTATTCAAACAGAATAATCAGTATTACTTTAGAAAAAGGCTGGAGGACCGGGCTAAAATTGTAGCATCAATCCACTATCAGCACGATCCGTTAAAGGCAAAATATTACCAGGAATTAAAGACAAACGGACTGGAGGAGCTGAAAGAAGAGAAAGAATATGTACTAAAAGTAAACAGTTCCAATTCTTTTGAATACAATACGGATCTGGAGTTACCGGCCGAATTTTATTCTTCCGTGATGAAAAACAATTCCGGATGGATAGAAGAAAACGGCTTGTATTATTACGGGCAGATTTTTAATGAGGCCCGTGTGAAATATATGGTTATCGTGTCGGCTAAAGATCTTCGCGGCAGTGCCAGTACTTTATTCATTACCCGTATTTTATTGTTATGCGGTTTAGGATTTATCATTTTAGCTTATTTTTTCGGGCGTTTTCTGGCTTTGCGCGTTATCAATCCGGTTTCAAGGATTACCAGCGAGGTGAAACGGATCAGTGCTTCCAATCTGCACAATCGCTTACCCGAGGTGAATGATTCCGATGAACTTGCCGATCTGACCAAAACCTTCAACGATATGCTTGACCGGTTGGAAACCTCGTTTGAAATACAGGCCAATTTTATCAATAATGCCTCCCACGAATTAAAAACACCTATTACGACCATCATTGCAGAAACAGAAATTACCCTGCTAAAAGAAAGGGGAACCGAAGAATACATCGGCACACTGGAAAACATCCACCATCAGGCTTCCCGATTGAGCAACCTGACTGAAAGCCTGTTAAAACTTACGCAAACCGGTTATGACGGCAAAAAACAGGTACAGGACATTATCCGCGTGGATGAATTGCTGCTGGAAGTGAAAAGTGACCTCGATAAAATTTATCCGGGTAACAGAGTGAGTATTAATCTGAGCGACATTCCGGAAGATGATTCCCTGTTGGTTTTACCGTGCAACAAGCCTTTATTAGAACTCGCAATAGGAAATATCATTACAAACGGCGTGAAATATTCCGATAATGAGGAAGTTTTTGTAAATGTTACAGCCAATGCGGAACATCTTAAAATCGTTATTACCGATATCGGAATCGGAATCCCGCCGGAAGATATCCCGTATCTTTATGAGCCGTTCTTCCGGGGTAAAAAAGCCTCCCGATATGTGGGTTACGGGCTGGGACTTCCTTTGGCAATGAAAATTATCCGTATGCACAACGGTGAATTATCCATACAATCGGAAGCCGATAAAGGAACCATCGTAAGTATCATTTTTAAAAGATAA
- a CDS encoding universal stress protein gives MNNILIPTQFESDTIDAIKTAIKYAESKSCTIVLTTVTDVPGSIYSPSFFLRTAVPEMTEAQHELLQECKSIVAATKNCQLKVHHQFGISAPLIKNLLEHFSVGLVILTQSYKSNTNRTQRHLLQLVSNCKCPILHMGYNKEERDFNKALYLEHTQTKIGIQDLQKIVSEKFSFKIVSQASVFEEQKPEDITPYLSETISKNNIDLLVETRKPEKNRLKKRTDSHVNEVLGLPVLSLYEERV, from the coding sequence ATGAACAATATTCTTATTCCTACCCAGTTTGAAAGTGATACTATTGATGCAATCAAAACAGCTATAAAATATGCCGAAAGCAAAAGCTGTACAATTGTTTTAACTACCGTTACAGATGTTCCGGGCTCTATTTATTCCCCGTCATTTTTCCTTCGCACCGCAGTACCGGAAATGACGGAAGCCCAGCACGAATTACTACAGGAATGCAAAAGCATTGTTGCCGCTACCAAAAACTGCCAGCTTAAGGTGCACCACCAGTTTGGTATTTCTGCACCGTTGATTAAGAATCTTCTGGAACATTTTTCGGTAGGATTGGTTATTCTTACCCAATCGTACAAATCCAATACGAATAGAACACAACGTCATTTATTGCAGCTCGTTTCCAATTGCAAATGCCCGATACTGCACATGGGCTACAATAAAGAGGAACGTGATTTTAATAAAGCGCTGTATCTCGAACATACACAAACAAAAATCGGGATTCAGGATCTTCAAAAAATTGTAAGTGAGAAGTTCAGTTTTAAAATTGTAAGCCAGGCATCGGTATTTGAAGAACAAAAACCGGAAGACATTACACCATACCTGTCTGAAACTATCTCAAAAAACAATATTGACCTGTTGGTTGAAACCCGAAAACCCGAAAAAAACCGCTTAAAAAAGAGAACGGATAGCCATGTTAATGAAGTTTTAGGACTTCCGGTACTATCCTTATATGAAGAGAGGGTTTGA
- a CDS encoding bestrophin family protein: protein MLLKKRVPLKYILGKIRMELALIVLYCVSFEIFHHYFQTVPTKIPIAIPSIIGTIISLLLAFKSNQAYDRWWEARIVWGAIVNDSRSLMRQVIGFYKDPDFSTRANDYKERFANRQAAWCYSLGESLRGKDPIKPIKSLLTEEELRFVKKHKHVPNAILMLHVKELRKANEEGKINVYQQVEIDNTLTRLCDSMGKCERIKNTIFPTTYSLYIRFTLFLFLILLPFGLTDFLGWFRIPLVTTIGAAFFLIEKMAIHLQDPFENRPTDTPMILISNTIEKNLLQMVNEYRNEFEFDGEATKEEVNLAHIQPVKNAYFVL, encoded by the coding sequence ATGTTACTAAAAAAAAGAGTACCCCTAAAATATATACTGGGAAAAATACGAATGGAATTAGCATTAATTGTATTGTATTGCGTTTCTTTTGAAATTTTCCACCATTATTTCCAAACCGTTCCGACAAAAATTCCAATTGCGATACCGTCAATTATCGGGACGATTATTTCCTTATTGCTGGCGTTTAAATCCAACCAGGCTTATGACCGATGGTGGGAAGCCCGAATTGTATGGGGTGCGATTGTTAATGATTCGCGTTCCTTAATGCGTCAGGTGATCGGTTTTTATAAAGATCCTGATTTTTCAACAAGGGCAAATGATTATAAAGAGCGTTTTGCAAACAGGCAGGCGGCATGGTGTTACAGTCTGGGCGAATCGTTGCGTGGCAAAGATCCGATAAAGCCGATAAAGTCTTTACTGACTGAGGAAGAGCTGCGTTTTGTTAAAAAGCACAAACACGTTCCAAATGCTATATTGATGCTACATGTAAAGGAGTTAAGAAAAGCCAATGAAGAAGGAAAAATCAATGTGTACCAGCAGGTTGAAATTGACAATACTTTAACCCGGCTGTGTGATTCAATGGGTAAGTGTGAGCGTATTAAAAACACCATTTTCCCAACCACATACAGCTTGTACATCCGCTTTACGTTGTTCCTGTTCCTGATCTTACTGCCTTTCGGGCTTACTGATTTTCTGGGATGGTTCCGAATTCCGCTGGTAACCACGATTGGTGCAGCTTTCTTCCTGATTGAAAAGATGGCAATACACCTGCAGGATCCGTTTGAAAACCGACCGACCGATACACCAATGATCCTGATTTCCAATACTATTGAAAAGAATCTGCTTCAAATGGTGAATGAATATCGAAACGAGTTTGAGTTTGATGGAGAAGCAACCAAAGAAGAGGTGAATTTAGCACACATACAACCGGTAAAAAATGCCTATTTTGTGTTATAG
- a CDS encoding glyoxalase: MENRDTFLIDLRGEALGTITEQSSSEEIFQNKILRPILRLQNELFIQVFLNYAVKQKNVFFSLTPDKKLAYIENVIQRDIKFRNSLKGMILGLFTVEEYQEYIKNSSNLNKRMMNVLIERLKSQVQLLELD; encoded by the coding sequence ATGGAAAATCGCGACACTTTCCTGATTGATCTTAGAGGTGAAGCCTTGGGAACAATCACAGAGCAATCTTCATCGGAAGAAATTTTTCAAAACAAAATCTTACGTCCGATTTTAAGATTACAAAATGAACTCTTTATTCAGGTTTTCCTGAATTATGCTGTAAAACAGAAAAATGTTTTCTTTTCCTTAACCCCGGATAAAAAATTAGCGTATATCGAAAATGTAATCCAGCGGGACATTAAATTCAGAAATTCCTTAAAAGGGATGATTTTAGGACTCTTTACAGTTGAAGAATATCAGGAATATATTAAGAACTCATCCAATCTGAATAAGAGAATGATGAATGTCTTAATCGAGCGGTTAAAAAGCCAGGTACAATTATTAGAATTGGATTAA
- a CDS encoding OmpA family protein, whose product MKRIMLPLFVTVLSLGTATAQETPGFNKWSIDINGGISKPTTPLTTGYYTKDYNLFHADLGVRYMFNNKFGLKVDVGYDQFENASKSASFDGKYYRTDIQGVVNLGRVLNFEEWTQRLNVQAHTGIGYAFMTNDRFEGTDNMLNHIIGLTGQVKLSERIALNADFSMINNVRQSNTFDGGIAPEDRGFNGTLYNATIGLSIYLGKNAKHADWYYEESKVDKLAELEKRVGDLETMMNDSDKDGVPDYLDAEPNSIPGVAVDTKGRTIDRNNNGIPDELESYLEKNYGGSGNSGAGLSNETIKDMINQGYVNVYFDFNSTQPSSNSVSGLDFLAKFLKANPSAKAEVIGYADEIGNTDYNKDLSHRRAQTVKTILAKSGIEASRMTIVGNGEDNSVAKDSKVARQMVRRVTFRVK is encoded by the coding sequence ATGAAAAGAATTATGCTGCCTTTATTCGTAACGGTACTTTCTTTAGGTACTGCTACAGCTCAGGAAACCCCAGGTTTTAACAAATGGTCCATTGACATTAACGGAGGAATCAGTAAACCTACTACTCCCCTTACTACCGGTTACTATACTAAAGATTACAATCTTTTTCATGCTGACCTTGGAGTACGTTATATGTTTAACAACAAATTCGGTTTAAAAGTTGATGTTGGATACGACCAGTTTGAGAACGCTTCAAAAAGTGCTTCTTTTGATGGTAAATATTACAGAACGGATATCCAGGGTGTTGTAAATTTAGGACGTGTGCTTAACTTTGAAGAATGGACGCAGCGATTAAACGTTCAGGCACATACCGGTATTGGTTATGCTTTTATGACAAATGACCGGTTTGAAGGAACAGATAACATGTTAAACCATATTATCGGTCTTACCGGACAGGTGAAATTATCGGAAAGAATCGCTTTAAATGCCGATTTCTCGATGATTAACAATGTACGTCAGTCCAATACTTTCGATGGCGGTATTGCGCCGGAAGACAGAGGTTTTAACGGAACATTATACAATGCTACTATTGGTCTTTCGATCTATTTAGGAAAGAATGCCAAACATGCCGACTGGTATTATGAAGAAAGCAAAGTAGACAAATTAGCCGAATTGGAAAAAAGAGTTGGTGATCTGGAAACCATGATGAATGACTCAGATAAAGACGGTGTGCCGGATTATTTAGATGCAGAGCCAAACTCTATTCCTGGTGTTGCAGTAGATACAAAAGGAAGAACGATTGACAGAAACAACAATGGTATTCCGGACGAACTGGAAAGCTATTTAGAGAAAAACTACGGTGGATCAGGTAACAGCGGTGCCGGTTTGAGTAACGAAACGATCAAAGACATGATCAACCAGGGATATGTTAATGTTTATTTTGACTTTAACTCTACCCAACCGTCTTCAAACTCTGTTTCAGGATTGGACTTCCTGGCGAAATTCTTAAAAGCAAATCCATCTGCTAAAGCAGAAGTAATCGGATATGCAGATGAAATCGGAAATACAGACTATAACAAAGACTTATCACACAGAAGAGCACAAACGGTAAAAACAATTCTTGCTAAATCCGGAATTGAAGCTTCAAGAATGACCATTGTTGGTAACGGTGAAGATAACTCTGTTGCAAAAGACTCTAAAGTAGCCCGTCAAATGGTTAGAAGAGTAACTTTCAGAGTGAAGTAA
- a CDS encoding NUDIX domain-containing protein has product MRNSNIFLTVDAVIVKKTPANDYLLLIKRNNEPFQNCWALPGGFVDLNEDLMAAAIRELYEETTIAVTQLEQIGAFGKPFRDPRNHVVSVAYYGEVAEDTIAIAADDAREAKWFSIKALPKLAFDHEEIVNLALQKFTI; this is encoded by the coding sequence ATGAGGAATTCTAACATTTTTTTAACAGTTGACGCGGTAATCGTAAAAAAAACACCGGCCAACGACTACCTGCTTTTAATTAAAAGGAATAACGAGCCCTTTCAAAACTGCTGGGCACTGCCCGGCGGCTTCGTCGATTTAAACGAAGATCTTATGGCAGCAGCAATACGGGAACTTTATGAAGAAACGACGATCGCGGTAACACAGCTGGAGCAGATTGGTGCTTTTGGCAAGCCTTTCAGAGATCCCCGAAATCATGTGGTTTCGGTAGCCTATTATGGTGAGGTAGCGGAAGATACGATCGCTATAGCAGCCGATGATGCCCGGGAGGCAAAATGGTTTTCAATAAAAGCGCTTCCAAAATTAGCATTTGACCACGAAGAAATAGTAAATTTGGCGCTTCAAAAGTTTACTATATGA
- a CDS encoding acyl-CoA thioesterase, whose translation MKYQTRKWVKPEDLNANGTLFGGMLLSWIDEEAALFAIIQLKNNKIVTKFMSEINFMSSARQGDIIEIGIDLVKFGRSSIIMKCEVRNVMTKETIITVDAITMVNLDSFGRPAPHGKTEVEII comes from the coding sequence ATGAAATATCAAACGAGAAAATGGGTAAAACCAGAAGACTTGAATGCTAACGGAACCTTATTCGGAGGAATGCTTTTATCATGGATTGATGAGGAAGCAGCACTTTTTGCAATCATTCAGCTAAAAAACAACAAGATTGTAACCAAGTTTATGTCGGAAATCAACTTTATGAGTTCGGCAAGACAAGGGGATATTATCGAAATCGGTATCGATCTTGTAAAATTCGGAAGAAGCTCCATTATAATGAAATGTGAAGTGCGTAACGTAATGACCAAAGAAACCATTATCACGGTTGATGCCATTACTATGGTAAATCTGGACAGTTTTGGGCGTCCGGCTCCCCACGGAAAAACCGAAGTAGAAATTATATAG